The genomic interval CCCAAGCCCTTCCGCCTGGCCGCCTACGTCCTGGTGACCCTGAGCGCCATGGGCGCCGGGGTCTGGCAGTTCCTCAGCGGCTACCGCTACCGGCAATGGAATCCCCAACAGAACCGATAGGGACGTCCCATGGCGCTCAAGCAACTGATCAAGGCCGGCACCGGCTGGCTCTACCTCAACACCCCCGCGGGACGGCGCCTGCTGCGCGGCTCCGGCACCATCCTGATGCTGCACCGGGTGCTGGCCGAGGACGCCCGGGCGGACCTGCCGCACCGCAAGGACCTGTGCATCGGCACAGCGGCCTTCGACCACCTGCTGCACTGGCTCGGGCAGCACTTCGAGTGCGTGCCGCTCGCCGAGCTGCTCGACCCGGCCGCCCCGGCGGACGGACCGCCGCGCCTGGCCCTGACCTTCGACGACGGCTGGCGCGACAATGCCCTGCATGCCTTCCCGCTGCTCAGGCAGCACCGCATGCCGGCGAGCATCTTCCTGTCCACCGACTTCATCGGCAGCCCGCGACGCTTCTGGTGGGAGGCCATCGGCGAAACCCTCTGGGGCAGCTTCGGCGAAGAGGCCCGCGAGCAGCTCTGCGTGCAGCTGCGCCGCCATCTCGCCCCGCCGGCCGAGCTGTGCACGGCGGCACCCGACCATTCGCGCAGCCAGGCCCTGGGCCGCTTCCTGCAGCGCCTCAAGAGCCTGCCGGCGACCACCCTGCAGGTGCTCGCCAACAGCTGTCCGAACCCGCCCGAGCCGCACGCCCTGGACTGGCAGCAGGTGCGGGAGATGGAGGACTCGGGGCTGGTGCGCTTCGGTCCGCACGGCGCCAGCCACGCGATCCTCACCGGGCTGGACGATGCCGGCCTGCAGGCCGACCTGCGCCGCTCCCACGAAGCCATCGCCGCGCACTGCCGCCATCCGCTGCCAGTCTACTGCTACCCCAACGGCGACCATGACGGGCGCGTCTGCGCCGCTCTCGCATGCCTGGGCTACAGCCATGCGCTGAGCACCCGTCCCGGCCTGCACCACGCCCGGCATGGAGCGCTGCTGTCGCTGCCGCGCATCGGCGTCTGCCAGCACAGCGCGCGCCAGCCCGCCCTGCTCGGCTGGCGCATCCTGCAGGGCGCCCACCGACGTGGCATGCCGGCCCTGCACACGCTGCACACCAGCGAGGCGGCGGGGCGATGACACGCAACGAGTACATCCGCCACCTGCTGCTCAGCGTCGGCACCAACCTGGCGATGCTGGCCCTGCGCCTGTTGCGCAACGTCCTGCTGGCGCGCATCCTCGGCCCCGCCGACCGCGGCCTGTTCGCCCTGCTCAGCGCCCTGCCGGAGCTGATCGGCGCGGTCACCAGCGGCGGGCTGAACACCGCCGTCGGCTACCAGGCCGCGCGCCAGCACCCGATGGGCCTGCTGCTGACGCTGATGCTGCTCTACGGCTGCCTGGCTTCGGCGCTGGCCACCCTGCTCGGCCTCCAGGCGCTCGACGCCTTCGGCCAGGAGCTGGCCATCACCCGGCAGCTCGGTCCCTTTGCCGCATTGCTGCTGCTGGCCGTGCCGCTGTTCGTGCTGAAAAGCGCCCTGTTCACCCTGCACAACGCCGACGGCCGGGTCGGCACCTTCAACGGCCTGCGCCTGCTGGAATCGCTGACGCCGCTGCTGCTGTTCCTCGCCCTGTTCTGGATGTGGCCGCACGCCGCGCTGAACGCCGCGCTGATCAGTTGGCTCGGCGGCCTGGGCCTGGTGGTGGCGGTCGGCCTCTGCCTGCTCGCCCGCTACCACAGCATCCGCCTGCGCTGGGACCCGGCCAGCCAGGGCCAGCTGTTGCGCTTCGGCGGGCGCAGCCATCCCGACGTGCTGTTCCAGCAGTTGCTGATGCGCGCCGACTATCTGCTCATCGAGCTGTTCCTCGGCAGCGAGGCGCTGGGCTACTACGCCATGGCCACCGCTGCCGCCGAACTGCTGTTCATCGTCCCCGAGGCGGTCACCACGCCCTTGATGAAGCGCCTGCTGCAGCAGGGCGAGGGTATCGAGCAGCTCACCCCGCTGGCGCTGCGCCTGACCGGCACCGCCATGCTCCTCGCCTGCCTGGGCATGGCGCTGATCGGCGAGTGGCTGATCGTGCTGCTGTTCGGCGACGCCTTCCGGCCCGCCTACCCGGCCCTGCTGGCCCTGCTGCCCGGCATCTTCAGCCTGTGCTACTCGAGCATCCTGCACCTGGACCTGCTCGGCAAGGAGCGGCCCGGCGCCCTGTCCCTCTTCGCCGGCGGCGCCGCGGCCCTGAACCTGCTGCTGGCGGTGCTGCTGATTCCAAGCTGGGGCATCGTCGGCGCCGCGATCGCCTCGTCGGTCGCCTACGGCGCCCTGGCCCTGGCCATGCTGCTGCTCTACTGGCGGGTCAGCGGGGTCGACATCGGCCAGACCCTGCTGATCCTGCCCAGCGACCTGCGCCTGCTGCGCGCACAATTGGGGACCGCAATATGAACGACTGGCGCATCCTGGTGTTCAGTGGCCTGCTGCTCGGCGCGCAGCTGCCGGCGGCGCAGGCCCAGGAGTGGACCGGCATCCGCGACGGCGCGCTGTACCTGCGCGCGTCCCAGGACGATGCCCTGCAGATCGACTGGCAGCCGGCCTGGCAGGCCGAGGCCAACGTCGAACACCTCTACCTGCAGGCCGGCGACGGGCGCCTGCTTGCCCAGCGCGACATCGCCGCCGAGGAGGTTCGCGGCCGTCAGCGCTGGGCGCTGTCCCCCGGGAACGGCGACCTGCGCCTGGAGATCCCCGGCTACAGCTTCCGCCTCTACCGGGTCCGCCACGCCGACGACACCGCCGCGCTGTTCGAGCCGGTCAAGCAGCATTTCTGTGCCGAACTGCCGGCCGGCACGCAGCTGCACTTCCGCGTGCGCGCCGGCGAGCGCGCGGTGCTCGCCGGCAAGTACCACGGTGGCGTCGACGGCCTGCACGCCCAGCGCCTGAGCGACGGGCACGGCCTCTACCTGCCGCTGTCGCGCGACAGCCACTACACCCGGAGCGACCGCATCGAGCTGCCCGTGTCCGACCAGGACCAGGTCTGGAGCCTGCGCCTGCGCGGGCGTGGCAAGGCCGCCTTCTGGCTGGACGGCAGCGCCAACCTGTTCGCCCAGCGC from Azotobacter salinestris carries:
- a CDS encoding lipopolysaccharide biosynthesis protein codes for the protein MTRNEYIRHLLLSVGTNLAMLALRLLRNVLLARILGPADRGLFALLSALPELIGAVTSGGLNTAVGYQAARQHPMGLLLTLMLLYGCLASALATLLGLQALDAFGQELAITRQLGPFAALLLLAVPLFVLKSALFTLHNADGRVGTFNGLRLLESLTPLLLFLALFWMWPHAALNAALISWLGGLGLVVAVGLCLLARYHSIRLRWDPASQGQLLRFGGRSHPDVLFQQLLMRADYLLIELFLGSEALGYYAMATAAAELLFIVPEAVTTPLMKRLLQQGEGIEQLTPLALRLTGTAMLLACLGMALIGEWLIVLLFGDAFRPAYPALLALLPGIFSLCYSSILHLDLLGKERPGALSLFAGGAAALNLLLAVLLIPSWGIVGAAIASSVAYGALALAMLLLYWRVSGVDIGQTLLILPSDLRLLRAQLGTAI
- a CDS encoding polysaccharide deacetylase family protein, whose translation is MALKQLIKAGTGWLYLNTPAGRRLLRGSGTILMLHRVLAEDARADLPHRKDLCIGTAAFDHLLHWLGQHFECVPLAELLDPAAPADGPPRLALTFDDGWRDNALHAFPLLRQHRMPASIFLSTDFIGSPRRFWWEAIGETLWGSFGEEAREQLCVQLRRHLAPPAELCTAAPDHSRSQALGRFLQRLKSLPATTLQVLANSCPNPPEPHALDWQQVREMEDSGLVRFGPHGASHAILTGLDDAGLQADLRRSHEAIAAHCRHPLPVYCYPNGDHDGRVCAALACLGYSHALSTRPGLHHARHGALLSLPRIGVCQHSARQPALLGWRILQGAHRRGMPALHTLHTSEAAGR